The following proteins are co-located in the Camarhynchus parvulus chromosome 17, STF_HiC, whole genome shotgun sequence genome:
- the ZBTB6 gene encoding zinc finger and BTB domain-containing protein 6: MAADSEVLHFQFEQQGDAVLQKMNLLRQQNLFCDVSIYINDTEFQGHKVIFAACSTFMRDQFLLNQSRQVRITILQSAEVGRKLLLSCYTGALEVKRKELLKYLTAASYLQMVHIVEKCTEALSKYLEIDASMESGTQAAEGCHSSDAELRSGDEVLDKDCEIIEISEDSPENKEYPVKQEDGDGDGDGDGPHPAAQSLVSERKDTKSPEISTVEIGYKDDEICIFRMDSMGVANAENDHFPQPCTSSKTNLYFPETQHSLINSTVESRNTEMPGNHFQAFVGDNPEGTSSGANGFQSLEDSGSSWRHQCPKCPRGFLHLENYLRHLKMHKLFLCLQCGKTFTQKKNLNRHIRGHMGIRPFQCMVCLKTFTAKSTLQDHLNIHSGDRPYKCHCCDMDFKHKSALKKHLTSVHGRSSSEKPNLNTITKVKIDYD; this comes from the coding sequence ATGGCGGCGGACTCGGAGGTGCTGCACTTCCAGTTCGAGCAGCAGGGCGATGCCGTGCTGCAAAAGATGAACCTCCTGCGGCAGCAGAATCTCTTCTGCGACGTGTCCATCTACATCAACGACACCGAGTTCCAGGGGCACAAGGTGATCTTCGCCGCCTGCTCCACCTTCATGCGGGATCAGTTCCTGCTCAACCAGTCCAGGCAGGTGCGGATCACCATCCTGCAGAGCGCCGAGGTgggcaggaagctgctgctgtcctgctaCACGGGCGCGCTGGAAGTCAAGagaaaggagctgctgaagtACCTGACGGCCGCGAGTTACCTGCAGATGGTTCATATTGTGGAGAAGTGCACCGAGGCTTTGTCCAAGTACTTGGAGATCGACGCTTCCATGGAGAGCGGTACCCAGGCTGCTGAGGGGTGCCACTCCTCGGATGCTGAACTAAGGAGCGGGGATGAGGTTTTAGATAAAGATTGTGAAATAATCGAGATCTCTGAAGACAGCCCAGAGAACAAAGAATACCCTGTGAAAcaggaggatggggatggagatggggatggggatggccCACACCCTGCAGCGCAGAGCTTGGTGTCGGAAAGGAAGGAcacaaaatccccagaaatatCAACAGTGGAAATCGGCTATAAAGATGATGAAATCTGCATCTTCAGAATGGATTCCATGGGTGTGGCGAATGCAGAGAATGATCATTTTCCTCAGCCTTGCACTTCCTCTAAAACAAATCTGTATTTCCCAGAAACCCAGCACTCCTTGATAAACTCCACAGTTGAAAGCAGGAATACAGAAATGCCAGGAAATCACTTCCAGGCTTTTGTTGGTGACAATCCAGAAGGAACTTCCAGTGGGGCGAATGGGTTCCAGAGCCTGGAGGATTCTGGCAGCTCATGGCGGCACCAGTGTCCAAAGTGTCCCAGGGGCTTTCTGCACCTCGAGAACTATCTCAGACATCTGAAAATGCACAAACTCTTCCTGTGCTTGCAATGTGGCAAAACATTTACGCAAAAAAAGAATCTCAACAGGCACATCCGGGGGCACATGGGGATCCGGCCCTTCCAGTGCATGGTGTGCTTGAAGACCTTCACGGCCAAGAGCACGCTGCAGGATCACCTCAACATCCACAGCGGGGACAGGCCCTACAAGTGCCACTGCTGCGACATGGACTTCAAACACAAGTCTGCTCTTAAAAAGCATTTGACTTCTGTtcatggcaggagcagcagtgaaaagCCTAACCTGAACACTATTACAAAAGTTAAAATAGACTATGATTGA
- the ZBTB26 gene encoding zinc finger and BTB domain-containing protein 26, with protein sequence MSERSDILHFKFDNYGDSMLQKMNKLREENKFCDVVVHIDDVEVHGHKIVFAAGSPFLRDQFLLNDSRDVKISILQSSEVGRQLLLSCYSGTLEFPEMELVNYLTAASFLQMSHIVERCTQALWKFIKPKQPLESKECEQQSDSSELKEHQGDDDSLQQDSPCIQPSEDSMDMEDSDIQIIKVESIGEVTEVRNKKDQNQFISSEQTALHSSEPQHFLINSTVENRANEIEQNHLHNYALSYAGSDNIILASKDMFGPNNRGIDKGLQWHHQCPKCTRVFRHLENYANHLKMHKLFMCLLCGKTFTQKGNLHRHMRVHAGIKPFQCKICGKTFSQKCSLQDHLNLHSGDKPHKCNYCDMVFAHKPVLRKHLKQLHGKNSFDNANERNVQDITVDFDSFTCSAATDSKVCQQADASQVLDAGKLPQAVLGLRNDSTCVN encoded by the coding sequence ATGTCAGAAAGATCAGATATTCTTCATTTCAAGTTTGACAACTATGGAGATTCaatgttacagaaaatgaacaaactgagggaagaaaacaagttttGTGATGTCGTCGTCCATATAGATGATGTTGAAGTTCACGGGCATAAAATTGTCTTTGCCGCTGGCTCTCCTTTTTTAAGAGATCAGTTCTTACTGAACGACTCCAGAGATGTAAAAATCTCCATCCTGCAGAGTTCAGAAGTGGGGAGGCAGCTGCTTCTCTCTTGCTACAGTGGCACTCTGGAGTTCCCTGAAATGGAGCTGGTGAACTACCTGACTGCTGCGAGCTTTCTGCAGATGAGCCACATCGTGGAACGGTGCACTCAGGCCCTGTGGAAGTTCATCAAACCCAAGCAGCCGCTGGAGAGCAAAGAGTGCGAACAGCAAAGCGACTCTTCTGAGCTGAAGGAGCATCAGGGTGACGATGACTCTCTGCAGCAGGACTCGCCTTGTATTCAGCCTTCAGAAGACAGCATGGACATGGAGGATAGTGATATCCAGATCATCAAGGTGGAGTCCATTGGGGAGGTAACAGAAGTTAGGAATAAGAAGGATCAGAATcagtttatttcttctgaaCAAACTGCACTGCATTCCTCAGAGCCTCAACACTTTCTTATCAACTCCACTGTTGAGAACAGAGCAAATGAAATAGAGCAAAACCACCTCCACAACTACGCCCTTTCGTACGCCGGCAGCGATAACATCATCCTGGCCTCTAAAGATATGTTTGGGCCTAACAACCGAGGGATAGACAAAGGCCTCCAGTGGCACCATCAGTGTCCAAAGTGCACAAGAGTATTTCGGCATCTGGAAAACTATGCTAACCACTTAAAGATGCATAAACTATTTATGTGTCTGCTCTGTGGCAAGACGTTCACTCAGAAGGGCAATCTCCACCGGCACATGAGAGTGCACGCAGGCATCAAACCATTCCAATGTAAGATCTGTGGGAAAACATTCTCTCAGAAATGTTCCTTACAGGACCACCTCAACCTGCACAGTGGGGACAAGCCCCACAAGTGTAACTACTGTGACATGGTCTTTGCCCATAAGCCCGTTCTGAGGAAACACCTCAAACAGCTGCATGGTAAAAACAGCTTTGACAATGCCAATGAAAGAAACGTGCAAGACATAACAGTGGACTTCGATTCATTCACGTGTAGCGCTGCTACAGACAGTAAGGTCTGTCAGCAGGCTGATGCCAGCCAGGTACTGGATGCAGGGAAGCTGCCTCAGGCCGTGCTCGGTTTAAGAAACGATAGTACCTGCGTCAATTAA